One region of Juglans microcarpa x Juglans regia isolate MS1-56 chromosome 7S, Jm3101_v1.0, whole genome shotgun sequence genomic DNA includes:
- the LOC121240743 gene encoding chloroplast envelope quinone oxidoreductase homolog — MSLDPIKMAGKLMKAVQYNAYGGGPDGLQHVEVPVPTPNKDEVLLRVEAASLNPFDWKVQKGMLRPFLPSKFPHIPASDVAGEVIEVGPGAKNFKVGDKIVAMTNPRNGGGLAEFAVTKESLTVARPPGVSAANVVGLPVAGLTAHQALTQSAGIKLDGSDKKANILITAASGGVGHYAVQLAKLGNAHVTATCGARNINLVKRLGADEVLDYKTPDGAALKSPSGRKYDAVIHCATGIPWSTFEPNLSPTGKVIDITPAPSSLITFALKKLTFSKKQLVPLILFPKGENLLYLVNLVKEGKLKTVIDSKYPLAKAEGAWAKSIDGHATGKIIVEP, encoded by the exons CATGTTGAAGTGCCAGTTCCCACTCCCAATAAAGATGAGGTCTTGTTGAGAGTAGAAGCAGCTAGTCTCAATCCATTTGATTGGAAAGTTCAGAAAGGCATGCTGCGGCCTTTTCTTCCTAGCAAGTTCCCTCACATACCAG CTTCTGATGTGGCAGGTGAGGTTATAGAGGTTGGACCGGGAGCCAAAAACTTCAAAGTTGGTGATAAAATTGTAGCTATGACTAACCCCAGG AATGGCGGTGGACTGGCGGAGTTTGCTGTGACCAAGGAAAGCTTGACAGTTGCAAGACCACCTGGAGTTTCAGCAGCCAATGTCGTCGGTCTCCCGGTTGCAGGATTGACAGCTCACCAGGCTCTCACTCAATCTGCTGGCATCAAGCTTGATGGAAGTGACAAGAAGGCAAACATTCTGATAACTGCTGCTTCAGGTGGAGTGGGCCACTACGCGGTTCAACTGGCTAAGCTGGGAAATGCACATGTGACTGCTACTTGTGGTGCCCGCAACATTAATCTTGTCAAGAGATTAGGGGCTGATGAGGTTCTTGACTACAAGACCCCAGATGGGGCAGCTCTAAAGAGCCCATCTGGTCGAAAATATGATGCAGTTATTCATTGTGCAACCGGCATTCCTTGGTCTACTTTTGAACCTAATTTGAGCCCAACTGGAAAGGTGATTGATATTACTCCTGCTCCTAGTTCCCTCATCACATTTGCCCTGAAGAAACTTACTTTCTCCAAGAAGCAGCTGGTGCCACTGATCTTGTTTCCAAAGGGTGAGAACCTCCTTTATCTTGTTAACCTGGTCAAGGAAGGGAAGCTCAAGACAGTGATTGACTCAAAATATCCCTTGGCCAAGGCTGAAGGGGCTTGGGCTAAGAGTATTGACGGCCATGCCACTGGGAAGATTATTGTTGAGCCTTAA